From a single Stomoxys calcitrans chromosome 4, idStoCalc2.1, whole genome shotgun sequence genomic region:
- the LOC106088529 gene encoding protein-lysine N-methyltransferase EEF2KMT: MPENSTEDFKSFLIELQKQFLCCYPLHCIEWQNFPKNLTWDQQKQLMDFTCNSPLNQQLPIKVAYQLNFLKKLITFLEQNTTEVHDEVYESYCQVQQKVAQDSTQKYAFKHYILSPEVHFTLRESKSFVAEGTTGLCSWQASLALADFMLHHPDLIRNKSLLELGAGTGLCGFILYKMCDTQQVILSDGSPQCVDLMCESVRRNFPSAIANSEEPGKYLWNEKILQCSVIPWDGINDIPEVTRLKPDILLAADVVYDDSCFEDLSFAIDFVFQLKQNQVKMFLAATVRNEHTLNGFLRKLDSLNFMVTEEPIVPLEESFLYWDRSTPVKVLRITR, encoded by the exons ATGCCCGAAAATTCAACAGAAGACTTTAAATCATTTTTAATCGAATTGCAAAAGCaatttctttgttgttatcCTTTGCACTGTATAGAATGGCAG AACTTCCCCAAGAACCTGACATGGGatcaacaaaaacaattgaTGGATTTCACCTGCAATTCCCCCCTCAACCAACAATTGCCCATAAAAGTTGCCTACCAATtgaatttccttaaaaaactGATAACGTTTTTGGAACAAAATACCACCGAAGTCCATGATGAAGTATACGAGAGCTATTGCCAAGTACAACAAAAAGTAGCCCAAGATAGCACACAAAAATATGCCTTTAAACATTACATTCTAAGCCCCGAAGTACATTTTACTTTAAGGGAATCCAAGAGTTTTGTAGCCGAAGGCACTACTGGCCTCTGCAGCTGGCAGGCTTCATTAGCCTTGGCAGATTTTATGCTGCATCACCCAGATTTGATTAGAAATAAATCTCTATTGGAATTGGGAGCTGGTACAGGCTTATGTGGTTTTATACTCTATAAAATGTGTGACACCCAGCAGGTGATACTAAGTGATGGCAGCCCTCAGTGTGTGGATTTGATGTGCGAAAGTGTAAGAAGAAATTTTCCCTCAGCTATAGCTAACAGCGAGGAGCCGGGAAAATATTTATGGaatgaaaaaatattacaaTGCTCTGTCATACCTTGGGATGGCATTAATGATATCCCAGAAGTTACTCGATTAAAACCTGATATCTTACTGGCGGCTGATGTTGTTTATGATGACAGTTGCTTTGAGGATTTGTCATTTGCCATAGATTTCGTTTTTCAACTCAAGCAAAATCAAGTGAAAATGTTTTTGGCAGCAACGGTTAGAAATGAGCATACGCTAAATGGTTTTCTAAGGAAGTTGG attcaTTGAATTTCATGGTGACTGAAGAACCTATAGTGCCTTTGGAAGAAAGTTTTTTGTATTGGGATCGTAGCACACCTGTTAAAGTTTTAAGAATTACCAGATAG